From Alosa sapidissima isolate fAloSap1 chromosome 7, fAloSap1.pri, whole genome shotgun sequence, the proteins below share one genomic window:
- the mul1b gene encoding mitochondrial ubiquitin ligase activator of NFKB 1 translates to MESNGRPSTAQIILLATSSAVTAVLYSVYQKKAATVNSLKEAKKISIDQDLRSILSKAPGKCVPYALIEGVVRSVKETLNSQFVDNTKGVIERLTLREKKMVWNRTTHLWNDRETIIHQRTNTVPFDLCSHDNSVTASVRVVRPLEASELNLETTYETFHPTVQSLSNMISHFISGERPKGIRETEEMLRLGECVTGVGELVLENNLVKLQPPKQGLRYFLSRQDYASLLGKQESGARFWRLLAGLCGLAACVTLYYILWRQWTLRRKRRQERSALEEFKEEQRRRMRELEMDESAVPAGACSVCLSAQRTCVFLECGHVCTCEPCYLALPLPKKCPICRALIDRVVPLYNS, encoded by the exons ATGGAGTCTAATGGGAGGCCCTCCACCGCACAAATAATTCTGCTAGCTACCAGCTCAGCAGTTACAGCGGTGCTGTACTCAGTGTATCAGAAGAAGGCAGCCACTGTGAACAGTCTGAAG GAAGCCAAGAAAATTTCAATAGACCAGGACCTGAGAAGCATCCTCAGCAAGGCTCCAGGGAAATGTGTACCATATGCTCTAATAGAAG GGGTGGTGAGGTCTGTGAAAGAGACACTCAACAGTCAGTTTGTTGACAACACCAAAGGAGTTATTGAGAGACTCACTCTTCGTGAGAAGAAGATGGTGTGGAATCGTACAACTCACCTTTG GAATGATCGTGAGACGATCATCCACCAGCGCACCAACACAGTCCCCTTCGACCTCTGCTCCCACGACAACTCAGTGACTGCGTCAGTGCGTGTCGTGCGGCCCCTGGAAGCGTCCGAGCTCAACCTGGAGACCACCTACGAGACCTTCCACCCCACCGTGCAGTCCCTGAGCAACATGATCAGCCACTTCATCAGCGGAGAGCGGCCCAAGGGTATCCGCGAGACGGAGGAGATGCTGCGGCTGGGCGAGTGTGTGACCGGCGTGGGCGAGCTGGTGCTGGAGAACAACCTGGTCAAGCTGCAGCCGCCCAAGCAGGGCCTGCGCTACTTCCTGTCGCGGCAGGACTACGCCTCGCTGCTGGGCAAGCAGGAGAGTGGCGCGCGCTTCTGGAGGCTGCTGGCGGGCCTCTGCGGCCTGGCCGCCTGCGTCACGCTCTACTACATCCTGTGGCGCCAGTGGACGCTGCGGCGCAAGCGGCGGCAGGAGCGCAGTGCCCTCGAGGAGTTCAAGGAGGAGCAGCGGCGGCGCATGCGCGAGCTGGAGATGGACGAGTCCGCCGTGCCGGCCGGCGCCTGCAGCGTGTGCCTGAGCGCCCAGCGCACCTGCGTCTTCCTGGAGTGTGGCCACGTCTGCACGTGTGAGCCCTGCTACCTGGCCCTCCCTCTGCCCAAGAAGTGCCCCATCTGCCGGGCCCTCATTGACAGGGTGGTTCCCCTTTACAACAGCTGA
- the camk2n1b gene encoding calcium/calmodulin-dependent protein kinase II inhibitor 1b, whose amino-acid sequence MSEVLPYNEENITHYGDDGDVDQLSITCRLQNTNNLFGTSQNKRPPKLGQIGRSKRVVIEDDQIDEVLKNTNEKAPPGE is encoded by the exons ATGTCGGAAGTGTTACCCTACAACGAGGAGAATATCACTCATTATGGGGATGATGGAGATGTGGATCAGCTCTCCATCACCTGTCGTTTGCAGAATACCAATAACTTATTTGGTACGTCGCAGAATAAAAGACCCCCAAAACTTGGACAGATTGGAAGAAGTAAACGAG TTGTCATTGAAGACGACCAGATTGATGAAGTCCTGAAAAATACAAACGAAAAAGCGCCTCCGGGAGAATAA